The Streptomyces sp. HUAS CB01 genome has a segment encoding these proteins:
- a CDS encoding ricin-type beta-trefoil lectin domain protein has translation MPEFHHAGPLRAHGQPDDSALSDAELGERIRSGAPRAHPAIQELKRRHLPAVLAYARLCGRNQTAGNQLAVHALRLAADEAGRGIEPRGHWRHHLLMLVRHVGTEWARDGRRDRLSADFAAWTDATAATGAGETAGSATASGPPAPGSAQEAAAAVLTAFYRLPELTRGVLWYAVVDQEPDSVVAGCLGVRADLVPDLRLRAPESMRQAFLQAYLERGDKRCLGYRRIIEAAARPVDRRRSGDLTLHLAECPRCTRVVAELTRMTDNPRMVFAEHLLGWGGAEYTARLPVSATLGDVTVSGMPGAVPAQGSAPASAPGSGPGPAAERADAAVPDRPRQPPAGEAPWWSVRLPSRSVLLIAAVVVAGSAATGTALVAASGDSGAARGPAASAPTAEGASPTFEAPAPVPTLSTSPSARPSVRPTPSPTRTPPPAASAAPTPTRSVAPIPAPIVPGGGYQPVVNAGTGLCLDVEDGVMANRTDVITTGCNGATTQKWRLESNGLLRNSADPAFCLDSRGDTDRGAGIWSCTSVEGRNGLNLQFDVDGAGVLSPRIDPEFALEPRGGSLGFDRLDGDADQRWNAGTSR, from the coding sequence GTGCCAGAGTTCCACCACGCCGGTCCGCTGCGCGCGCACGGGCAGCCGGACGACTCAGCGCTGTCGGACGCGGAGCTGGGGGAACGGATCCGCTCCGGTGCCCCGCGCGCCCACCCGGCGATCCAGGAGCTCAAGCGCCGCCATCTGCCCGCGGTCCTCGCCTACGCCCGGCTCTGCGGCCGCAACCAGACCGCCGGCAACCAACTGGCCGTCCACGCCCTCCGCCTGGCCGCCGACGAGGCCGGACGGGGCATCGAACCGCGAGGGCACTGGCGCCACCATCTGCTGATGCTGGTCCGGCACGTGGGCACCGAATGGGCCCGCGACGGCCGCCGGGACAGGCTCTCGGCCGACTTCGCCGCATGGACCGACGCGACCGCCGCGACCGGTGCGGGCGAGACCGCCGGGTCCGCCACCGCGTCCGGTCCGCCGGCACCCGGGTCCGCACAGGAGGCCGCGGCCGCCGTGCTCACCGCCTTCTACCGGCTGCCGGAACTGACCCGGGGCGTGCTCTGGTACGCCGTCGTGGACCAGGAGCCCGACTCCGTGGTCGCGGGCTGTCTGGGCGTCCGCGCCGACCTCGTCCCCGATCTGCGGCTCCGTGCGCCGGAGTCCATGCGCCAGGCCTTTCTCCAGGCGTACCTGGAGCGGGGCGACAAGCGCTGCCTGGGGTACCGCAGGATCATCGAGGCGGCGGCCCGGCCCGTCGACCGGCGGCGCAGCGGGGATCTGACGCTGCACCTGGCCGAGTGTCCGCGCTGCACCCGGGTGGTCGCCGAGCTCACCCGGATGACGGACAACCCCCGTATGGTCTTCGCCGAGCATCTGCTGGGCTGGGGCGGCGCGGAGTACACCGCGCGTCTGCCGGTGTCCGCGACGCTCGGGGACGTGACCGTCTCCGGGATGCCGGGGGCCGTGCCCGCGCAGGGCTCCGCGCCCGCGTCCGCGCCGGGGAGCGGGCCGGGGCCCGCGGCTGAAAGGGCGGACGCAGCGGTCCCCGACCGTCCCCGGCAGCCGCCGGCCGGTGAGGCGCCGTGGTGGAGCGTGCGCCTGCCGTCCCGTTCGGTCCTGCTGATCGCCGCCGTCGTGGTCGCGGGTTCCGCCGCCACGGGGACCGCCCTGGTGGCCGCTTCCGGGGACTCCGGCGCGGCACGCGGGCCCGCGGCGTCGGCGCCCACCGCGGAGGGGGCGTCCCCCACCTTCGAGGCCCCGGCCCCGGTCCCGACCCTGTCGACGAGCCCCAGCGCCCGGCCCTCCGTGCGGCCGACGCCCTCGCCGACGCGCACCCCGCCCCCGGCCGCGTCCGCGGCGCCCACGCCGACGAGGAGCGTGGCGCCGATTCCGGCGCCGATCGTCCCCGGAGGGGGCTACCAGCCGGTGGTCAACGCCGGCACGGGTCTGTGCCTCGACGTCGAGGACGGGGTGATGGCCAACCGCACCGACGTCATCACGACCGGCTGCAACGGAGCCACCACCCAGAAGTGGCGGCTCGAGTCGAACGGTCTGCTGCGCAACAGCGCGGATCCCGCGTTCTGCCTCGACTCGCGCGGGGACACCGACCGCGGTGCCGGCATCTGGTCGTGCACGTCCGTCGAGGGCCGCAACGGCCTCAATCTGCAGTTCGACGTCGACGGCGCGGGCGTGCTCAGTCCGCGGATCGATCCCGAATTCGCCCTCGAGCCCCGGGGCGGGTCCCTGGGGTTCGACCGGCTCGACGGCGACGCCGACCAGCGGTGGAACGCGGGCACGTCGCGGTAG